Within Vicia villosa cultivar HV-30 ecotype Madison, WI linkage group LG1, Vvil1.0, whole genome shotgun sequence, the genomic segment TTGGACCACATAATCTAATCTCCCTTACTAGATGAACAATcaagtgaaccataatgtcaaaaaatgaaGGAGGAAAAAACATCTCTAATTGGCACAAGATAACTGCAGCCTCATTTTCCAAATCTTCTAACTTTAATGGATCAATGGCTTTGCAACAAATTGCATTGAAAAACAGGCACAACCTAGTTATAGTCTTCCTAACATTGTTAGGCAATATCCCACGAATAGCCACTGGTAGTAGTTGTTGCATTAAGACATGACAgtcatgagattttaagccaacTAATTTGAGATCTTTAAGCGATACAAGCCTCTTGACATTTGATGAGTAACCATGTGGCACTTTGATACTTTCTAAACACTCACAAaaacttgttttctcttttttcgaCAAAGTGTAGCAGGCAGGAGGCAAATACGTCTTGTTacctacataatgttatcatcaagaaTTTCAACAATTAAGTTATGAACATGATATTTTAACATCAAAAGGTAATGATAGCTTAATTTGAACACATAGTTGGTACCTATATATTGTGGAGTTAGCTCTTCTCGTATACCCATCACGCCTAAATCTAGACGAGCATTAATACCAtcctttgtcttgccttgaatgtTGAGAAGTGTTCCGATTACACTATCACATACATTTTTCTCCACGTGCATCACATCAATACAATGTCTTACCTCAAGACtagaccaatatggaagatcGAAGAAAACCGACCtctttttccatatatttttcGCAATAGGCCGCTTTTGGTACTTTCCAAAAACAGAAGTAATGCCCTGTTGTCGTTGATAAACTTCCTCTCCAGTTAAGGGCTTTGGAGCAACACCATACTCTTGTTCCCCATTGAAAGCTTTCCGCAATCTACGATATGGATGATAACGATTTAGAAATTTTCGATGCCCGAGATAAACAGTCTTCTTTCCTTTTTCAAGCTGATGGTAACACGTGTCTTTTTCACATATAGGACACGCTTTATGCCCTTTAACTTTATACCCAGACAAATTGCCATATGCCGGAAAATCGTTGATGGTGCAAAACAACATGGCACGCATATTGAACTGTTCACCAGAATGCGCATCGAAAACATCCACCCCTTCCTCCCACAACACTTTTAAATCATCGATCAGTGGActtagataaacatctatgtcgTTTCCTGGTTGTTTTGGGCCCGAAATCATCATGGATAACATCACGTATTTACGCTTCATGCACAACCTAGGAGATAGGTTGTAAATCATCAGAAGAACTGGCCAAGAAGTATGGTTAGTATTTAGATTACCAAACggattcattccatcagtagaaagTCCAAGTCTAAGGTTTCTCGACTCTTTGCCAAAATTTGGAAACAAAGAATctattttcttccattgcaaagaaTCAGCTACATGGCGGATTTGTCCatcacattttctttcttctgCATGCCATCTAAGATTCTTTGCATCGTTTGCATTAGCGAATAATCTCTTGAACCTTGAAATTATTGGTAGGTACCATACCACTTTCGCGGGAGGACCCTTTTTGACCTCGTCATCATCACTAGATTCACCATGTCTCTTTTTGTAGCGTGACGCCTTGCACTTCGGACAATGGTTATAGTTTACATACTCTTTtctgtataatatgcaatcattaggacatgcatgtatcttttcatACTCCAAACCCATCGGACACAATATTTTCTTCGCCTCGTAATAACGACTTGGCAGCACGTTACCTTCTGGAAGCATTTGCGTCAACAGTTCAAGCAATTCGGTAAAACTTTTGTCTGTCCACCCGTTAATTGCCTtcagattaaacaattttaacacgGCCGACAAACGTGTAAAATTTGTGCATCCCGGGTACAAAGGTGTATCCTTGTCATTGCATAAACTATCATACGCATGTGCCCTCTTAAACGAATCTTGTCCAATATCACACATCATGTCTTCCAGACGATCATCCATTTCTACACTAACATTATCTCTTTGGGACACATTTGAATTTTCTACCACTTCACCGTGCCATATCCATTTTGTATAGTTTTGACAAATCCCTTCACAAATTAGATGATCCATGATTTTTTCCTTACTAAGTTTTGGTTCTTTATTTGCACAACGAACACATGGACAGAAAAATAGCGTAGGGTGACTATCTTCAGCATTACTTTTAGGAGGAGGAAGATCTTTTTTAGCATTACTTTCAGCAAACTCTAGAAATTCCATCACCCCATGTTCGTACTCATCACTTAATCGATTAGctctcatccaactacgatccataccTACAACGTAAACTTAATTAATACTTAGAATAAATTCTAAGtatagtttttatataatatcaaataattgtTATAGCATATGTTATGAGGTACGACACTTTAGGCTCACTAAAGTATTCTTTTAATTAATACTTAGAATCAATTCTAAGtatagtttttatataaaaaataacaacGAGAGAAAAGTAATTTTACACATGATTTCAAATACTAGTATATGGGAGGGAGTACTAGTATACTTCAAGATAAGGTTCAAATACTAGTATATGGGAGGGAGCAATAGTATACTACAAGTATATATTTCAAATAATGCAAGATAAGGTTCAAAttaatatgagtttcatttgCTGTAGAGAAACAATATTCCTAGCAATTTACAAGATTCTTTCCCACTAATGTTTACACTCAATCTTTTATGATACCAAATACAAActgtaaaagtaataaaaaacaaGGAATGTAGGATTTTCAATTAAAAGTTGGACCACATGTTATTGCTATACACCCACATGTTATTCCACACTCAATCTTTCCCACTATTGttgtaattattttttgaaaatttataactAATTTAGTGTTGGATAATAACTTTGATTGGAAAGTTTATAACTAACTGTGTTGAGTTGTAATTTTGCTCTCAAAATTTATGTGTgttaacttaaaatttaaaaagaaaaacaccACATTCAGAAAACCCAAAAATACATATGTCTGAAAGTTTAAACATATCAATATCCAACTCAAGTTAGGCCACAACAAGAAACTAACCTTATTATAAATCAGATGAACTCCAATCAGCTATGTATCTTCAAGtacctaaaaaatacataaacataTAATTTAAGCTTGTTTTGCTATATATACTTTATTTTTGATCGGTGAACTATCACACTCATAGAAAAAGGCCATATAGTTGGAAAActtaaacaaatataataaaatgaattttattgttatttattcAAAACTAACTTATACAAATTAAACACATTCAACAACAAACAAACCataatattttattgttatttattcAAAACTAACTTCTTCAAACTTTTTTTGTTCTAATTTGTTTCTGAATTTCAGAAAAATAGATACTTTTTGTGATGAAGGTACTTTGTAAATTatgttttcattttaaaattagatCAGAATTACTTGCAATCCAATTAAAAGCACACTATAGCTTACGTGATACTTTTACTTAGgctaaataacaaataaaaacaacACAAATCAGTAGTTTCTAGAACTAAACAAATCCATTTCACCATAAGAAAACAAAAAAGATGTGAAAACTTACAAGACAATCTTTTGATGCTTCCACTTCTTTTAACAAAGTAGAATGATTCTTAATCAAGGAGAACTTACAAAAGTGGTAACTGTTTATCTTGATTGTAACTGATGGAATTCTGAAAAGACGGATGCAGATAAAAAAAAGTAAGATGACAAGTAATAATATCTCAGTAGCTATTATCACATAATACATTGTCCTTTCCAAACAAAAAAGAGAGTTTGTAAAGTTGAAGAAGCAAATAGTAAAGAGAGAAACTCTTGAAAATTCTAGATGACACAATTTTCAATGAAGACAATAGATAACACTTCATTCTCACTAATGACACTAACCATGCTTAAGAGAACTCATTCACATGTATACCATACTATAGATGTTGTTTTGAGAGTGTTAAAACAATTTAAAGCCTTTAACAATAAGCCACCCCTAAGTATTCCAACGTGTAGGGCTAACTTTACATGTGTACATGAAAAACAAAGAACAATTGATGTAACACATACGTGAGTTTTTTAAGCAATGATGACATACATTAAGATAACAAGATCTTAATGGCATATAGCAATCTAATGAAAACATCATGTTGCCTTATTTCTTAATCCATGTGGCGACAGAGCTTTATCCGATGAATAATGTGTGGTATAGAAAAGGTAAATCTTGACTTGGACTAGAGAGGACAACTCCATAGATCAGAATGATGTTTATCCGATGAATAACAAGTGGTATAGAAATATACAACCATGTGACAATTAAAAGCTAAACAAACAAACTGCTTCTATGATCAACTTATTTACGTTTTCCTCTCCAAACTTTTTGAACTATTTCAGAGCAATGGTGTGAGATGCGAGGGtaaaatcaataaagcatttcaTTAAGGTTTGTATCAATAAAGCTTAGAGTAGAGTGGATAGGTAGAAGATGGAAACCTTctataaaaatattcaaaagatgAACGATGTTGACAAGCAATTAACTACAGAAACTATTTTTGAAATCTAGTATAATAATTGATTCAACGATTTTAATACAGAGTAACAACTAGATCCACTTCGTTACAGTTTCAAACATATAACAAAAACTACATACTAACAAATATCAATCTAATGGTTTCTAAAATCAGTTACAGTAACATAACACCCAAGCACATGTTTCCGTTTAAAATGTGCACAGTACCATTGTATTTAAACATTTCTTACTACTTCCTGTGGAAACAAAGCACatgtttgattgaaaatatacgTTGCTGGCATATAGAAATAGCATGGGATTTCACTTAAATCACGTTCTTTAAAGTAGTAGGGAAGTAATTTTATGATATTCAATTTATATTGcaataacaattaaaatttcaGAAAGTATCACTTGTAGAAGAGAAGAACCTGTAGAAGAAGGCTTTCAACCGTCGGATTTGGTGAGAGTGAGTTGTGACGGCCGGCGAAGTATGGAGGAGTTTCGGAGAAGAATGGTGGTCGGGAGAAGAAACACGGTCGGAGAACGGAGGAGTTTGGAGGAAGGCGAACGGAGGAGTGGGCGGTTGCGAAAGGAGGAGTTGGGCGAACGGAGGAGTTGGGCGAACGGAGGAGTGGGCTCGAAGAAGAATAAACGATTTGCAACAGAGAAAGGATTTGAAACAGTAAAGTATTAGGGTTTTGTGGAAAAAATTCTTTTAACCTTTCCCATCGGTTTTTAGGTTGCACTGATGTAAAGGCCCACTTTTCAATCTTTCCCATTGGTTCCTATGCTGGCCCGATGTAAACGCCACATAAaatcatttataaaaaatttctttttcgAAAAAATTATGTAACATTTCCCATCGGTTTTAGACTGGTCCGATGTAAAATCTCTTATAAAAAATTTTCCTTTTGAAAAAAttttgtaacatttcccattggTTTTAGACTGGCCCGATGTAAAAGCGCACTATGCTACTTTTTCCATCGGTTAATATATATAACCGATGTAAAATCCGTTATAAAAAAATTTCGTTTTATTTACAATTATGCCACCGcctatttttttcttatattttttatatcattggaaataaatacctgatgtaaaattgtatgacaaatatttttcacatcatatattttaatatctgatgtaaaatcctttatGGAAATGTCATGTTTTTAGTAGTGACAACATTCCTCAAGAAACATCAATGATTTGCGTAAAAAGCTTACTTCAGCCAATCACAACGTGAATACCACAACTATATATATTGGATGCTACGTTGTGAAAGCCAAACattgttaataaaaatatttggattgagAATAGTGGAATAGGAAAAAATATTGGTTTACGTAATCTCTTGTCTTTTAATATGATAAATTATTTTCCGTATctaacatttgttaattttatACCAAAAACAAATACATCCAAAACCATTGAGACTATATAGCATATATATACATACGAGTATGCAACAAAATCTAAAATTTAATTTCCACTAAGTTTCAGAAAGACGAAGTAGTTTCAAAAATTTTCAACAAATTTATACTTGAAATAAAAAGaatgtaaatttaaaattaaatttcattttaataaaacaatataatgtgtttttttttttaaaaaaaaaacaaaaatgatgttGTTGGAAATCAAATCTATGGTcagttaaatattttttctacGTGACAATTCAACGGACGAAAAAGTGACACATTTTTCATGACATGCTTCTAAAATAAATATACTTTTTCAATTGATCACTTCTCTCTCTCTGCAATAGTGTACatctttttatttaatatgtaataaataatgtattaaaaaataaaagaaatttctttttttttataacaaaattttTATGTAAATTGGACCTTGAAGCCTTCAAGAGCGGATGCAAATGTTCTCACATGTACAATAGAATTTGGAATCCATATCAATTTCTCTTTTCTTAAGAGAATTTGTAAACTAATATTGATTTGTCAATAATTATATCACtactatcatttttttttttaatttagtcaTACAAAATCTTATATATATGAAAGATTAATAAAAGTAACAATAAGGAGACAAAAATGAGATGAGGCTGGTAGTAGTGGATGAGTAGTCTCTCTCTCAATTGGGTTTGGCAAAGCAGACAAGGTCATAGGTGAATAGTGGGACATATATGTCTTGTTTAATTTCCACAACCATAATATATATGGGGTCATTTCCATGTCATTTCTCCACCACAAGTTTCTTCCTTCATATCTCCCCACACACACTACCTCTTCAACCATCTATATATATATGGTTCATTAGTCTATTATTGAAGtattcaaacaacaacttcatatatACATCTTAATTTCCTATATTTTCATAACTTGTTCACACAGCAAAGTTTGAAGTATAGAGAATTTATTAATGGCTGCTACTACTACTGCTACTGCTACTGCTGGTTCATTTTTGATgaagggttcaaaggttcgatcGTTGGGACGATACAGTTCGAAGCAAGTTCGACAACAGAGAGGAAGGTTATACATAATATGGAGATGTACTGTTTTATTATTGTGCTGGAATGATTAAAAGTAAGTACAAGAATGATGAATATTTGTAATTGCAATTGTAGGTTCTTCTCTTATAGGAACTTTGGGGTGTGAAATTATTAACACTCAAAAGTTATGTAGTAGTTTTGTTATTAATGAGTAGGGTAGGTGAAGGAATGTATAATTAAGGAGCTAGATTAAGCAGGAGTTTATGCTTAAATTGTAAATTACAATCAGTATTCCACCATGACATGTATAGATATAATGATAATTCAAGTTGAATTTCTTCAATAATATATGGCTTATGTTTCAATCAGAGTGGATGAGGATCCTCTTATGAGAATCTCATCAACATAGACTATTGTATAAATGGTTAAGTTTTGATGGAAATAAATGAATAAGAAACAATCACATTTGCTATGAAAAAAGTcaaatttaattaatgtttaagcTTCTCATATTATGATTGTGGAGGCTCGCTTGAGACGATAGAGGGTTTTATTCAATTTTGATACTAAGGTTGAGTCTTGATTCACAAAGCCCATGGGGTTGAGAAATAGGCACATCTTTTTAAAATGAACAATTGAAGAAGATATTGTTGATGACAATTTGTTAAGGCTATATTTGGAAGTTTGGAGGGAAAGAAAAGAGTGGGTttcgaaaattgatttttttcaaaaaaatatagaaatatttttaatattttttgaaaaaaagattttgtttagaatgatcaaataatgtttatcattaatgtatatttactttttgaaatacaataacaacaaaaattatatttgaacattttGTCTAAGCCCTCCAAAATCCTattttaatacaaattttgagttcccccaaATTAGGGGTTTTTTGGTGTTACGAAGAaaatcaaatcctccaaaaccctccaaactaaaatctttttattcttttcccccagtccttcctatttttcaaagccctcctctcccttcccctccaaactcccaaacatagcctaaaggtTCTACTTATAGGTTAAAGCAAGAGTGACTAAACTTTGATTGTGGTTGTCTTGATTGTGGTTGGCTTTACAACTGAATAAAAAGTCTCATTACAAAGTCAAAGTCAAACTCTTAATCCATTTTTACTTGTTGACAATTTGATTAAGATTCTCATTCACTTTGAAGACCCATTTGCACATAAGTGGTTTTTTATGTGGTTGCAGAGTAGTTAAAGTTCACCTTTGGTTGGCTTAGAGAGCATCATACTCTAATTTCATAGCTTGGTGCCACATAAGTTACGAGAGTTCTAGCTTAACACTTTAAGGTTCAACATGATAAAGGAATATTTTTGGTTTGGAATGGTCAGTCTTAGCTCTTGTTAACATGGGATGATTATTAAGACTCATATTTTATGAATGTGTGAGTTGTGTATGGATGGTGAGAGAGACATATAAGACCAGTTGGTAGTAGTAGTGACCTGTGGTTCATAACCATTGGCTGTAGGTAAGTCTCATTAAAGTCAAAGTCAACTAATTGATGATAGCCTTTGGGT encodes:
- the LOC131644385 gene encoding uncharacterized protein LOC131644385, whose amino-acid sequence is MDRSWMRANRLSDEYEHGVMEFLEFAESNAKKDLPPPKSNAEDSHPTLFFCPCVRCANKEPKLSKEKIMDHLICEGICQNYTKWIWHGEVVENSNVSQRDNVSVEMDDRLEDMMCDIGQDSFKRAHAYDSLCNDKDTPLYPGCTNFTRLSAVLKLFNLKAINGWTDKSFTELLELLTQMLPEGNVLPSRYYEAKKILCPMGLEYEKIHACPNDCILYRKEYVNYNHCPKCKASRYKKRHGESSDDDEVKKGPPAKVVWYLPIISRFKRLFANANDAKNLRWHAEERKCDGQIRHVADSLQWKKIDSLFPNFGKESRNLRLGLSTDGMNPFGNLNTNHTSWPVLLMIYNLSPRLCMKRKYVMLSMMISGPKQPGNDIDVYLSPLIDDLKVLWEEGVDVFDAHSGEQFNMRAMLFCTINDFPAYGNLSGYKVKGHKACPICEKDTCYHQLEKGKKTVYLGHRKFLNRYHPYRRLRKAFNGEQEYGVAPKPLTGEEVYQRQQGITSVFGKYQKRPIAKNIWKKRSVFFDLPYWSSLEVRHCIDVMHVEKNVCDSVIGTLLNIQGKTKDGINARLDLGVMGIREELTPQYIGNKTYLPPACYTLSKKEKTSFCECLESIKVPHGYSSNVKRLVSLKDLKLVGLKSHDCHVLMQQLLPVAIRGILPNNVRKTITRLCLFFNAICCKAIDPLKLEDLENEAAVILCQLEMFFPPSFFDIMVHLIVHLVREIRLCGPIFLRWMYPIERYMKILKGYTKNPHRPEASIIERYIAEEAIEFCSNYLSEVNAVGVPKSRHDGRCEGVGTQGLKIKSLSIDVVVQAHLYILNNTDEVQPYLYAHKSIIKKKYPKMSERGLLKEHNKSFSKWFKEKIDGDDSASKTIKWLSYEPKCNIITWSGYDINKTSL